The proteins below come from a single Triticum aestivum cultivar Chinese Spring chromosome 5D, IWGSC CS RefSeq v2.1, whole genome shotgun sequence genomic window:
- the LOC123119927 gene encoding uncharacterized protein translates to MFGGRAKFHATVAAAALGQQQHQAAEYRELGACSRGASPTAAMAPTHPAHSGGSRLIPHCLLQPRDLKSCKRYGDQAREITQDYINATRNALQPPKTLFKQER, encoded by the exons ATGTTCGGAGGAAGGGCGAAGTTCCATGCGACGGTGGCCGCGGCCGCGCTGGGCCAGCAGCAGCACCAGGCGGCGGAGTACAGGGAGCTCGGGGCCTGCTCAAGGGGAGCCTCGCCCACGGCAGCGATGGCACCAACCCACCCCGCACACTCAG GTGGGAGTAGGTTGATACCTCACTGTCTGCTacaaccaagagatttgaagagttGCAAAAG GTACGGTGACCAAGCAAGAGAGATAACACAAGACTACATCAACGCCACCAGAAATGCTCTTCAACCACCAAAAACGCTCTTCAAGCAGGAGAGATAA